Sequence from the Pyrobaculum neutrophilum V24Sta genome:
TGCCGGTAAAATGTCCAGGGGAGTATAAAGTAGACGATGTAACAATAATATTAGACGAAGAATGTTTTTTATCAAATCCCGAGGTGTGGAATGAAAAAGTTGCCGAGTGGATGGCACGGGAGCTTGAGGGCATACAGAAGATGACCGAGGACCACTGGAAGGTAGTTAAGTACCTTAGAGAGTATTGGGAGACCTACGGCGTGTGTCCACCTATAAAGATGTTGCTAAAGGAGACTGGATTTACTCTTGAGCAGATCTACCAGCTATTTCCCTCGGGGCCTGCCAACGGCGCTTGTAAAGTAGCAGGAGCGCCAAAGCCAACAGGCTGCGTCTAGTCAAAACTTCTCTCACAATCGTCCACCAGAACCGTTTTTGGCGGCCTACCGGTATACAAAATGTACACTGCGTATTCTATCTGAACAACATGTATTTCATATGTACATTTTGTATTTGTAAAATTTATCTATATGTTACAGAGAGCTAGGTAATAAATTACTTAAATCTATCAATGAGAGACAGTTCATGTCTCAGCCAAAAAAGATAGACTGGTCCTCTCTATATAAGAAGGAGGATTGGTGGGCGTTGTGGCTAGGGCTGGCGCTCTTTTTCTATGCGTTTATAGGCTTCTACGCGTATAGAGACGCCCTGGGTTGGGTGCCGATGTGGAAGGTGTGGACAGATATCTCGTCGCCTGTGGCTGTGCCCAACCCCAAGTTGGTATTTGGCTCGCCTTGGGTAAACCTCATAGTGGCTTGGATAGTGATGATGTTGCTATTGATGGGCCCCGCCAAGCTAATTGGCATAAAGCCACTGGACTGGGTAAAGGGTTTCACTGTGATTTACTGGCTGTGGTGGATATGTGCAATAATTACAGGCTACAAACCTATCGCCAGTGTAGTGACTACTGAATTCGCTTTTACACTGGCATTGTTCATAGGCATCTTAATTGGCAATCTGCCCAAATTGCCACAGTGGCTGTTAGGGTCGGCGAGGGGCGAGTGGTTTATAAAAACTGCAATTGTCCTCCTGGGTGCTAAGATCCTTTTCACAGACTGGATTAGATACGGCGGCTCCGTCCTCACAATGGTCCTAATGGGGTTCCCCGTGTTTATGTTATTGGCCTTCCCCATATTTAGACTCTTCACAAAGAACACAGACTTAAGCGTTGTTTCAGCTGTCGGCGTTGGCGTCTGTGGAGTCTCTGCTGCTATAGCGGCGGCGGGCGCCATAGGGGCGCCTGCCATATACCCCACGATGGTTTCCGCTGCCATACTTATCTACGCTGCTGTCGAGTTGATAATACTGCCTATGGTTGCGATAAGTCTTGTTAAATCTGGTGTAATATCGGAAGCTGCCGCAGGCGCTTGGATGGGCCTTTCTGTGAAGACTGACGGTGCGGCGGCCGCTTCGGCAGAAATTGTCGCAAGAGGTATAGGCTCAGACACGCCGCTTAAAATAGGCGTAATGAGCAAAGTGCTCATCGACATCTGGATCGGCACAATCGCCTTCGTGCTTGCGCTAATTTGGGTATTCCTAGTCGAGCCTAGACGCGCCGCAGTAGCAACACAGAGGAAGCCGTCGCCGCTGGAGCTGTGGTTTAGATTCCCCAAGTTCGTCCTGGGGTACTTCTTCACTAGTCTCGTGGTCTCAGCGCTTATCTTAAGCCTTGCGGGCTCTGTATATGCAAAAGCGGCGAATCCCGTCGATGAGGCCACAAAAGCTGTTGTCCCCATAGTGGTAGGCCGCGGCACCGACCCGTTTAGAGTTCTGCTCTTCGGCCTCACATTTGTAGCTATTGGAATAAACACACGCTTCTCGCTGATGAAGCAGTATAAGGTGTGGAACCTCTTCATAGCCTACGGCATAGCGTTACTTGTAATAATAGGCGTTGCCTACCTCCTAGCCACTTCCTTCTTCCCCAAATAATCCCACTTTTTTCAATACCTTTTTCCAATTACACATAAACAAGTAAGTTATGTTAAAATACGTTAAAAGAAACTAGCTATGCCAGAAGTAAAAGGCCCGTATCTGGGGATGAAAATTCCGGAGGATTTATGTTTTGATACAGACGCCGGGAGGAGGTGCTTCCGCGACTACAAGGGCAGGTGGCTGTTGTTGTTTAGCCATCCCGGCGACTTCAGACCGGTCTGCACGACAGAGTTTATCGCGTTTGCGAAGAAATACGACGAGTTTAAGAAGAGGGGCGTCGAGCTACTCGGCCTTAGTGTAGACACCGTCTATAGCAATGTAGAGTGGAAGAGGCAGATAAAGCAGCTGTGGGGCGTCGAGATTCCATTTCCAATAATCTCTGACGTGCCAGATTTCCAAGTAGCAAGTTTGTTTAACGCAATTCCACCAGGCACGACAGTGACGGTGAGAGCCTTGGCGTTGATCGACCCAGAGCTAAAGCTAGTTTGGTTCGCCCTATATCCACTTGCAGTTGGTAGAGGCGTCGATGAAATATTACGTGTAATTGACGCAATACAATTTAACTATAAACATGGCTATCTGGCGCCTGTCGATTGGAGGCCAGGCGACCCAGTAATAGTCCCACCGCCTCAAAGATACGAGGGCGCTGAGAAGAGACTAAAGGAGACCGGAATCGAGTGCAAGACCTGGTGGTTCTGTACAAAGAAGTATGAAGAAGTAGTGGGATAGTTTTCTACTTCACGACTATAGGAAGAGTTTTTTCTTTTTAAGTCTCTGTTGTTTTTACCGACTCCCCAAAGGGTTCTTTGGATTGTCTTAAATTCTTTAGCGCCATTTACTTGGTATATTCGGGAACGTTGTCTAAGAAAACCATATCTCCCTCTACTCTAACTTTGTATCCAATGCCCTCTAGTATACCCCTTAATGTTTCTCTAATTGTTGCATTGTTAACACGGAAGGCGTTCGGCCCTACTCTATTTGCGTGAAATACCTTAGGCCCGACTCTTGTTAGTATTTCAAGAAACTCCTCTGGGCTGTAGTAGGCTCTTAGGAGGACTCCAGCCTCTTTGCCAACTTCATAGCCGCCTCGGCCAAGGCCTAGACTTCTCGCTAGGCGACATATGTGAACCATATCTATGGGGTCTACGCCGTGGTTTATTGAATCTACTGCGGCTTGTATTATAAACTCCAATACTTCGCTAGGTTTTCTCCCCAAGTTTTTCACTGCGCGGTAGAATTCTTCGGCTAGGTCTTTCCTGAGTGCAAGACGTGAATATTCTCTAACCATGTCAGAAATTGTACAGAAGTTATAATGTTTTTCCCTGACATTCTACTTCTACAGCAATTACTGGATTATATTGCGTCTTTGTTACACATCCAAACTGCTTGATTACCTCTTCGGCGAAGCGGGCGAGACACCTAGCTGAAAGGGGGCCGGCTGGTGCAAAATATATTCTCCAAACATTGCCTGTTTTATTAATTGTAAAACGGGCGGTGGGAAATTGTGCAAAGAGAAGAGACGCTACTCTTATAAATTCGTTAAAGTTTTTAAACTCTGAGAGGAGAGTTTTGCCAAATTTCTCCCCAGTTTCTTTCAGATAGTGTTCTATCTCAGGGTCGTTACAGATATCCCACTTTTTAGCTAGAAGTTCGAGGAAGGAAAGGGAGACTGGCACTACGTCAAATGCTATTATTTTTTCAAGTAGTTTATACATCTCAAGAGCGTTTACCGGTGTTAGACCTCGTTTCATCAACTCCATAGCTAATTTAAGAGAGTCTGTAGCTAGTCTAACAACCGAAAATCCGTGGCTTTTTGCTAGAGACGCCACTTCTCTAGCTACATCTCCCTCTACTGGTACTGTAGATCTAGACACGATCAGGAATGAAAGTTATTATTTATATCTACTACAGCTGTGGTGTGTCCCTTCTGGAAACTTTAGTAGCGGTCTAATCGTTTCTTCTACCGCGGGAGGTAGCCTCAGCCGGTCGAGCTGAGTTATTATATAGGCTTGGCTGGCAACCCAGTCGCATATATATGCTTCTC
This genomic interval carries:
- a CDS encoding TusE/DsrC/DsvC family sulfur relay protein, which translates into the protein MPVKCPGEYKVDDVTIILDEECFLSNPEVWNEKVAEWMARELEGIQKMTEDHWKVVKYLREYWETYGVCPPIKMLLKETGFTLEQIYQLFPSGPANGACKVAGAPKPTGCV
- a CDS encoding putative sulfate exporter family transporter, whose translation is MSQPKKIDWSSLYKKEDWWALWLGLALFFYAFIGFYAYRDALGWVPMWKVWTDISSPVAVPNPKLVFGSPWVNLIVAWIVMMLLLMGPAKLIGIKPLDWVKGFTVIYWLWWICAIITGYKPIASVVTTEFAFTLALFIGILIGNLPKLPQWLLGSARGEWFIKTAIVLLGAKILFTDWIRYGGSVLTMVLMGFPVFMLLAFPIFRLFTKNTDLSVVSAVGVGVCGVSAAIAAAGAIGAPAIYPTMVSAAILIYAAVELIILPMVAISLVKSGVISEAAAGAWMGLSVKTDGAAAASAEIVARGIGSDTPLKIGVMSKVLIDIWIGTIAFVLALIWVFLVEPRRAAVATQRKPSPLELWFRFPKFVLGYFFTSLVVSALILSLAGSVYAKAANPVDEATKAVVPIVVGRGTDPFRVLLFGLTFVAIGINTRFSLMKQYKVWNLFIAYGIALLVIIGVAYLLATSFFPK
- a CDS encoding peroxiredoxin, which gives rise to MPEVKGPYLGMKIPEDLCFDTDAGRRCFRDYKGRWLLLFSHPGDFRPVCTTEFIAFAKKYDEFKKRGVELLGLSVDTVYSNVEWKRQIKQLWGVEIPFPIISDVPDFQVASLFNAIPPGTTVTVRALALIDPELKLVWFALYPLAVGRGVDEILRVIDAIQFNYKHGYLAPVDWRPGDPVIVPPPQRYEGAEKRLKETGIECKTWWFCTKKYEEVVG